Within Roseibium sp. HPY-6, the genomic segment TCGGCTCATCCAGGAACAGGATCTTGGGCTCATGGGAAAGTGCCTTGGCAACCAACAGCCTGCGTTTCATGCCGCCCGAGAGCGCCATGATCGGATTGTTGCGCTTTTCCCAGAGTGTCAGATCTTTCAAGATACCATCGATCAGCGCACGGTTCGGCGGAAGACCGAAAAGACCCCGGCTGAATGTGACCGTGTCGCCAACGATCTCAAACGGCGCGGTTGGCATTTCCTGAGGCACCAGTCCGATGAGACGACGGGCGGCGCGAAACTCCTTCATTGCGTCGTGGCCGCCAACCCGGATTGAACCGGACGTGGGGCGTACAAGTCCGCAAATCGTGCTGATCAATGTCGTCTTGCCGGCACCGTTTGGTCCAAGAAGCGCAAAGACTTCTCCTTCCTCTATGTCGAGGGAAACGGATTTCAGCGCCTGAAAACCACCCTCGTAGGTTTTTTCCAGGTCGCGCACGGACAATATCGGAGCCATGAAGATCCAACCGGTTCAATGATATGCATTTGACCAGACGGCCAA encodes:
- a CDS encoding ABC transporter ATP-binding protein — protein: MAPILSVRDLEKTYEGGFQALKSVSLDIEEGEVFALLGPNGAGKTTLISTICGLVRPTSGSIRVGGHDAMKEFRAARRLIGLVPQEMPTAPFEIVGDTVTFSRGLFGLPPNRALIDGILKDLTLWEKRNNPIMALSGGMKRRLLVAKALSHEPKILFLDEPTAGVDVELRHDMWRIVNELKERGVTIILTTHYIEEAEEMADRVGVINKGEIVLVEEKDELMRKLGRKLLTLNLTEPLDVVPERLSRYNLELADEGTQLVYTYDTHAERTGITALLTDLAEAGVRFQDLQTDQSSLEDIFVDLVKGG